The sequence AAAAGCGTTTTATTATGATAAATATGTAAGCACCGACGAAACCGTGGACGATGTAAATAGAATTGCTGCTGAAAAAGGCTATGTACACAAAGGCGATTACCTAATAAACCTCGCGGCAATGCCTATTGTAGATAAGGGAATGGTGAATACGTTGCGGGTTACGCAAGTGAAATAACCTGATTGCAAATAGTGCAGCACCAATTTTAATTTGGAGTCAATTGCACATTACCAATCGGTTCGTTGGACGGCATTAATTTTATGATTTGAGAGCACCGTTTATTTAATCCGCCACCTCCACCTTTTCAAGTTTCATCCCATCCGCTTCTTTAGTAATAGTAACCATATAACCAAAACCAGTAGTTTTATAATTATAAACTATTTTCTGAAGCACATTGTCGTCCCGCGAAATCTGTAGCTCGCTCACAAAATCATTTTTCTTCTTGTTCCCATTTTGTTGGGTTTCACTATTGGAACCCTTTGGGTTCGGAAACGCAAATTCCTTTGGTATTGCAAACAGTTGCTGCGCCGTAAAAAAAGCCTCGTGCCATTTATCCGTAGGCAACACTAGTGTTTCAGTTTTTGTGGGTTTGCTAGAAGTGCCGCCTGTAGCTTCGGAATAATTCACTTGTGGAAAATCTTTCTTTAACTCTTCAGTATAATTTTTTGCAGAAGCATCTTCCCCCGCAGGATAAAATTTCGATAGAAAACCGTTAAACACAAAACCTTTTTTATTGTTGAATTCCACTTCATCCATTGCACCGTCAATTCCGCCCACATTCATTGTGGTTTTTCCTTCGGCTTTTAAAATTTTCACTTTCGTGCCCAAAGGCATTACTGCAAGTTTAGCACTTTGAAGATTTGGAAACTCCCGCAACGTTAGCCCGCTCACTGCTGTAACATACATAGATTCGGGTAAAGTTTCAGCAGGAATTGAATCTGTTACAACAGTTTGTGTTTCTTCGGTGGTTTTAGCGTCATTTTTACAGGAAAAAAGAATGGCAAAGCCTGCAATGGCAAGAATGGAGATAGCTACAGTTTTCATAATTTGGAGTTTTAAATTAGTTTAAAGATAAGTAGCTTTCTATCATATTTCAAATTTTTACAGTTTTCCTCCCTTGTCATTGCGATGCACGAAGCAATCATGGAGGTGCCGAAGGCGGAGGGGGCTTTAAAATTCTAGTTTAAGTTGTACGTCTATCGATACCTTCAAAACGTCCTTCTCCTTTGGGGTTTCGTTGTTTAGGTTCGAAATTGAAATTCCCAACAACCGTACCGACTCCTTCATCCTTTCTTGAAATAACAATTCTTTAACTACATCAAGAATCAATTCTTTGGAAGCAACAAACAATGGAAGCGTTTTACTACGCGTTTGTAATGTGAAATCGCTGTATTTAATTTTCAGTGTAACCGTTTTTCCTGCCAGTTTGCTTTTGTGTAAGCGTTTTTCAACCTCAGCGGCTATTTCATCCAGACGTTCCATCATAAAAATTTCTGAAGAAATATTTTCAAAAAAAGTATGTTCCGCCGCCAAGGATTTCTGCGTTCGCGATGGTTTCACTTTGCTGTTGTGAATTCCACGGACTACATTATGATAAAACGCACCACTTTTCCCGAAGTTTTCCTCTAAGAATTCTAAGGATTTTCCTTTTAAATCCTTTCCGGTATAAATCCCCAAACGGTACATTTTCTCTTTGGTAACCTTACCAACGCCATAGAATTTTTTGACATCCAAGGTTTCTAAAAAAGGCACAACTTCCTCTGGCGATAGCGTTTTTTGTCCGTTTGGCTTATTAATATCGCTGGCAATTTTCGCCACGAATTTATTTATTGAAATCCCTGCCGAAGCATTCAAACCTGTTTTCTTTTTTATCTTTTTCCGAATTTCTTCAGCAATCATCGAAGCACTGGGATTACCTTTTTTGTTTTCGGTAACGTCCAGATAGGCTTCATCCAAAGAAAGTGGTTCCACCAAATCAGTATATTCAAGAAATATCTTTCTTATTTGTTTTGAAACTTCTTTGTAACGATCAAAATTGGTTTTTACAAAAATCAGTTCTGGACAAAGTTTTCGTGCCATGGCACCGCTCATTGCGCTACGAACACCAAATTTCCTAGCTTCATAACTCGCCGCTGCAACCAC comes from Aequorivita sublithincola DSM 14238 and encodes:
- a CDS encoding SH3 domain-containing protein; this encodes MKTVAISILAIAGFAILFSCKNDAKTTEETQTVVTDSIPAETLPESMYVTAVSGLTLREFPNLQSAKLAVMPLGTKVKILKAEGKTTMNVGGIDGAMDEVEFNNKKGFVFNGFLSKFYPAGEDASAKNYTEELKKDFPQVNYSEATGGTSSKPTKTETLVLPTDKWHEAFFTAQQLFAIPKEFAFPNPKGSNSETQQNGNKKKNDFVSELQISRDDNVLQKIVYNYKTTGFGYMVTITKEADGMKLEKVEVAD
- the dinB gene encoding DNA polymerase IV, producing the protein MLHEIPIRKIIHIDMDAFYASVEQLDNPELRGKPLAVGGSGQRGVVAAASYEARKFGVRSAMSGAMARKLCPELIFVKTNFDRYKEVSKQIRKIFLEYTDLVEPLSLDEAYLDVTENKKGNPSASMIAEEIRKKIKKKTGLNASAGISINKFVAKIASDINKPNGQKTLSPEEVVPFLETLDVKKFYGVGKVTKEKMYRLGIYTGKDLKGKSLEFLEENFGKSGAFYHNVVRGIHNSKVKPSRTQKSLAAEHTFFENISSEIFMMERLDEIAAEVEKRLHKSKLAGKTVTLKIKYSDFTLQTRSKTLPLFVASKELILDVVKELLFQERMKESVRLLGISISNLNNETPKEKDVLKVSIDVQLKLEF